The nucleotide window TATGACGATGGATTAGTGTCATGTATGCGCTAAGAAACGAGATCACAGCTTTGCCAAatgatctgatttttttttttttttaacattaggaTGCCAGATTCGAACCTCGAGTACTCGAGTACTTGAAGTTGGAGCATGAGCTCCAAGCCAACAAGTTACTCAGTAAACTGATAAGAGTGATCTGATATATTTATGGACTATATGAATTGTTTAGAATTCCCATGCTTTGGGTTATTTATAAAACGGGCTTTCAGTCTAAACTTATTCAGACTAATCTTCTAGACACTTGAGTGTGATTCTTCATAAGAGAAAATAGCCCAAGTGTTTCTAATTGTTGAGACATGATAGTAGAAAGTTACTCTATTTCCATGTGTAGAGAGGATTTGTCAAAAAAGGCTTTCGAGACTACATGTATCCAGACTAAGGTGGGAACTGGATAACGAAGGTAGTACTCCAAAAAGATCAAATGTCACTTTAGGTTCGTaatgtttaagtaatttttttttcactttggtaatcaaagttttgaaagttttattttagtcttttttatgtttttaaaagttttattttgattatttttttattgtttttcattaaaaatgttaatgttctgtgaattttaaattttgaaataactattttagccgttattatttttaagtaattattttacttatatttcatGTTTCGTCAAAATTTAAAACCTCGGAGTActaaggtttttttaaaaaataaaataaatgatcaaactaaaatttaaaaaaaaataaaagatgaaaatgaaattgttaataatgtattaaaatgagaatttttaagtttaatgtatcaaaatgaaaaatactaaaatataatggattaaaagtaatatttaatcCTCGAAAAATCTTATGTAGGCAAACCTCAACTTTAGGCGttcaaaccaaaagaaaaatagtatggAAATATTTGAGGAGACTCTTTGAATATGGAAGTCGCTAAAAGTCTGAAATGTAAAAAACGCTCAAAAACATGAAATTTTACAATTTAGGAGCATTCATAAATTGATTTATCCAAtgagatttgaaaaaaaaattgagcagatataaaatttgaaaaatagattaatttttaattgaacattttttgaatttgatttgtaAAATTGATCCGGTCCAATCCAAATTGAATTTGTATATAAGcatatatttttatccataattAAATCATACcacttatattttgatttttatttcttatatatttataaaattatagcatatatttatttatgaaaaaatatttaaagataaatttttattgattgtttgagttaagatgcataaataaaatttgaagttgtGTAGTTTTGATATACTATATATATTCTGTTTATgatatacatttaaaaaattatatatttaaaatatttgatatttaaaattattatttttatatttattatatatgttatcatttattaatattatctggaagaaataaaagtaagattaaaatataaaaaattgatccaATTTAAAccgttttaaattaaattagatgaTATTGGATTAATGTTTTAAACAAAATCtattgaataattaatattttttttaaaaaaagagcaAAATGATAGGATTagatgattttttcttttaaaatcaattcattctAATCACGAACATATGGGAATAATCTAACATCATTCTGACAAACAGTCTCAAGTGGTTGTCAAGAGGACACGTATCCAGACAATTACATCGTAGGTGGTCAATTTTAAGCAATTGTCAACACTTGTAATTTCCATCGTTAAggctaaaaaattatgaaacggCAACGgcaaagtgatttttttttttttttgttgaaatacTTATACAAATCTTTGCGACACCACTCACGTCGCAATATAATGACCAAGTTAATGAACAATATGTATGTTTTCAACCACATTCAAGTCCTTTATAATCTTGCCATTTACTGTTTTCAACCACATTCAAGTCCTTTATAATCTTGCCATTTACTGTTTTCGATTTATTGGGTTCTGTTTTTATTTATGCAATTTTTATTCCTTCCTACAAAATTTTTTCTCCAAATGACAACAATACCAAATAAAAGGAATGACCCTAAAGTTAAACTCGCCCATAAAGTTTACCTTTCCGTATGCACAGGTGTTACAACCCTTTCTGAACCAAATGGAAAGTACAATGCATGAAATGAAATCAGCTGCAACCAGTCCCAGTTTAAATCTTGAAGTATTTGTAACCATACTCAGGGCTTGTCATCCCCTCTTCCCTTCCCAATCACCCATGCGGCGACCACCGAAAACAATTTGTTGGATTCCAAGATATCTGCCCCCATTCAGAAAAAGGTCAATCACAATTGCTTTTCCAAAATAACTAACAAGACAAAGCATCTCTACTTTGTTACATGAAGTTTGGTATTCGAACTTACTCCGAGCTCAAGACAGTTAGACAATTGAGGAGGATATCAATTGCAAAATAATCAGATGTACCCAAGTCCACCCTGTAAGATATGTATAAAGCTAAAATGTATTGTACCATCAGGAATCTCGatcaaataacatattttagagtaatataatattagataaaattgcatttttgtccccgtttatctccaattttaaatttggtctccctataatttaattcataaatttgaTCTTCCAATTTTATAAATTCCTACAAAATTGGTTCAGGAAACCCGATTTAgacgttgaccgttaacctACGTTGATTGCCACGTTGGAGTTATGGAGAGTTTTGGCGGTGGAAGATACTTGGGTTTTCCTGCGTTGGTGGGGagaagtaaaaaagttatttttaattttattagggaTAGGGTGTGGAAGCGGCTGAGTTATTGGAAGGGTAAGACTCTATCCATGGCTAATAGGAAAGTGTTGTTGTTTGAGCAGTGCCAACTTACTGGATGGGTATTTATCAGCTTCCTCATTCTTTTTGTGATGAGTTGCAAGAAATGATGAACTCATTTTGGTGGGGTGGAGGGAAACGAGATTCAAAAGGTATAGATTGGATTTCATGTGATAAACAATGTGGAAGGATGGAGAAAAGGGGAACGGGGTTTTGTAATTTGCATGCTTTCAATATTGCTATGCTAGGTAAGCAAGCCTGGAGGTTGGTATCGGAACAGGGCACTTTGCCATCACGTATTTTCATATCCAAATATTACCCCAAGAGGGTATTTTATGGGTGTCAAGTTATTAGGGCATAACCCTTCATTTGTTTGGTGAAGTTTGTTGTCCTCGCAAGTGGTGTTGAAAGAGGGACTTCGGTGGAGGTTGGGTAGTGGTGAGGAAGTCAACATGTGGTCTGATCCTTGGTTAAGGTTCGAAGGAAACCCTTACATTGAGACTCCTATTGTGCAAGGGGCAGAGAAGTTGGTCGTTGCAAATATTGTAGACATTGCTACTGGGACATGGAATTTAAGTATAATTCACAACTTATTTGGGCCGAGGGATGTTGAAGTTATAGTCAAAATCTAGTTCTTGTATTTTGATGAAGAGGACAAACATATTTGGAGGGGTAGCAGCCTAGCAGGGATGGAGGTTATATTGTTTAAAGTGCCTACAACTTACTCATGAATGAACTCGTCCATCAAGTTGATTGTGATTTACCTGAAGATTGGTCTCGGATTTGGGCGCTTAATATTCCACCGCGTGTTAAACTATTGTGCTGGAGAGTTTGTAGAGGTTGTATTCCTACTAGAGACAAGCTTCATGATTGACATGTAGAGTGAGTGCCCATCGGTTTGTTCTCTATGTGATTCTAATATGGATAATGTGTTTCACATGTATCTTGCCCTAAGACGTTGGAGTGTTGGCATGTGGTTGGTATGAAGCAACAGATAGAGGACTTAATCATGCAGGTAGAAAATTTCAGTGATCTTTTTTCTCTATCATGCAATCCCTTAATTCACATCAGCGATGACGTTTTGCAGTGACGTTGTGGAACATTTGGCAACGAAGAAATGATGCAGTTTGGGAAGGAAGTTTGTGTGATTATGAATTAGTCATAAGGCGGGGAGACTCCTTTTTTCAAGACTGGGATCGAGCAAAGGAAGCCTACAAATCAAGAGATATTTCAGTGGAAGATGTTATACAAAATAGATTGATTCCTCTAGTGCATGGAAGATTAAAATGCAATGTTGATGCTGCATTTTTAAAGGAGACCAATTCTACTGGTTTTGGTCTTCGTCTTAGGGATCCTCAGGTTAGAATGGTGGTGCTCAGATCGTGCTGTGTTAAGCCATGCATGCAATTTGTGGAGGTTGAAGCCTACGGTTTAATGTTGGCGTTGCAATTTGTTTCAAATCTGTGATTGCATAATGTGGTTTTTGAGACTGATAGCAAAGGAGTTTctgacaaaataaataattgttgtataGATTATTCTAAATTGGGAGTTATAGTGTCTGAGTGTAAGAGGTTACTTTGTTTAAATCCAAGCTTTATTGTTAGTTTTGTGAGGAGGCAAGGCAATGGGGTCGCTCATGCTTTGGCAAAGGCAACCCCACCTTTTTACTAGTcaccaagtattttttttttttttagcaagtTTCACAATGTATTTGCTCAGTTGATTATGATTGAAATTCCTCGACTTTGTTATAGTAAAAAAAGATTGctcagttttaaaaattttgaagaGCAGATGTGCAATTAAATTTGTATAGGAACCATAAAATTGCACATTCGCAATACTATAGAAGCAACGGTGGATTTAAGCCGatctttattgtttttgttagttttgtgagGAGGCAAGGCAATGGAATTGCTCATGTTTTGGCAAAGGCAACCCACATTTTACTAGTcgccaagtttttttttataaagtttccCAATGTATTGCTCAGTTGATTATGATTGAAATTATTTGactttgttgtaaaaaaaaatactcaattttAAAAACGCTAAGACCAAATATGCAAGTAAATTTGTATAGGAATAAGAAAAATTGCACATTCGCAAATACTATAGAACCAACGGTGGGTGGATTTACGCCGATCTATTACTCTAATAATTCAACTTCTAAAAACTTTACAATGAGtctcatcttttttttattctcaaaacaaaataattttttaatcttaaaaacttaatttttacataaaaactGGTTCCACAATTATCAATTATTCCAGTAAGTTCTAATGGTATTATGGCAGTGTGTCAtagaacaatatatttttttatttctaacaaCTCCaaagaatttaaacttgaaaattaCCTTATGAACCCTAATGGATAATGAGCATTTATATTTTACAGCTTGTTAATGTATCATCAAATACAAGGAAGAAGTAGGAAACTGGTGGCAGCAGGCGTGAAACAGGGTTATCCGCAAAACCAATCACATTTTAAAAGGTAAGagtattatttccatgataatCTGATTTAGAAGTACTCCGCAATATAAACAGAGTATACCAAAAAACACTCGATCTACAGCTAGTAACTAAATCCTCCATTTTATGATACGGATAAACagcagaaagaaagaaataaaaggcaAAACATAACCCTGCATTAGTTGGCGGCACGTTGAGTTGAGCATGCATTATTTGACTATGCAGATCTTTATGACAGAGGCAGCTCCAATACGATGCAGGGCAACAACTGCATCACCAGGCTTACAAAGGGCCCTTTCTGTTGCGGACTTAAGAGCAGCTTCGAGAATGACCTCTGTGGATTCTGCATCGGTAGCCTTTGCAGATCCCTCGCCCAGTATAGGAATCAAGCCCCTGTATATCAGGCTGTGCCTTGCTGGCGTCTCATCACTGCAGGTCCAATCAAATGAGTCCGTGCTCAACACTGGAACCACCACCGACAATATTGGAACCGCTGGCCTATACTTGGCAACTAACTTGGCTGTAGACCCGCCACGTGTCAGCACAACAATGAGTTTTGCTTTGGCCTTGTTTGCTGTGCGGACAGCAGATGATGCAAGGCTCTCCAATGGACTCATAGGCAATGGGGTAGACCTTATCATCTCTTTGAAGATGGCACCATAGTCAAGGGATGATTCTGCTTCAATGCAAATGCGAGCCATGATTTTCACAGCAAGTTCTGGGTATGCCCCAGCAGCACTTTCACCACTAAGCATCACACAATCTGTTCCATCAAGAACTGCATTAGCTACATCAGTTGCTTCAGCTCGGGTTGGCCTGGGAGACTTTATCATTGATTCAAGCATTTGGGTAGCAGTCACCACTGGCTTCCCAACAAGATTACACTTGTATATCATCATCTTCTGTGCCAGGAAAATCTTTTCTACTGGGATCTCCATTCCAAGATCACCACGTGCCACCATGAATGCATCAGTCTCCCGCAGGATTTCGTCAAAATTCAGGACTCCCTCCTGATTCTCAACCTTTAAATAGCATAGCATAAAATCAGAGAAGAACTGGTATCTTCAGCATATGGAAAAAAACCAAACAAACTAGCATGCAACTTGtgttataaagaatataaaagatATCAAGCTAGTCTGCTACACAAGGACATAAATTCTCTTCCTTTATCCCTGTGTGATGGATACTGTGGAGGTTAAAAGCATGGGTTTTCCACTTATTAGTCTTGAGTTATGGAGCACTTAACCAATATAAATTCCATTATCAATGTGCAACTCAtgtatgatgaaaaaaaaacagcCATTGCCAAAGCAACTGAGAAACCACAGATGAAAAATAGATCACAAGTAATAGAAAAAACCTGTAGTTAttatggaagttgaataagaaTGTTCAACAAAAAATACCTTTGACATCAACTGAATATTCTTTGCATGTGGCCCCAGAACCTTGCGGACATTAACAAGATCCGAGCCTTTACGAACAAATGAAAGAGCAATCATGTCAATCTTGTTGGGTACACCCCATCCAAGAATGTCTTCCTTATCCTTCTCAGTAAGTGTGGGTAGATCCACCACAACACCAGGAAGGTTAACATTTTTTCTCTCACCCAACGTTGCAGTGTTTTCACAACGACATCTAACAGTACCAGCATCAGGGTCACAAGACAAGACAGTGAGAGTAATCGTCCCGTCAGAGCACAGTATGGTATTTCCAGGCTTCAAGTGGACAGGCAGCTTCTTGTAACTCATGGATATCATCTCCGGATCCCCCTTAATGTCATAATCAGTAGTTATGGTGACTTCTTGCCCTTCTTTAAGTTGAATAGGTTTTCCATCTTTCAGAAAACCAGTCCGAATCTCAGGTCCCTGCACAAAGCAGATGTAGACAGAAACGTTAATGGAATAAGAAATTGACAACCATACAAGAGAAACAGGACGAGCCATCCTCCTCAACAAGATATTTacgaagaaaaaagaaaagcagcAAGCTGTCCAACTACTGCACAATCCAGTAGGATTAAATGTAAAACTAAAAGGTCAAGAGAGATTAACACCAACGAGATACAACATTCACTTTGAAGCTAATAGTTATATGGAAACAACAGATCAGAAAAAGACAAGAAATGTAGACCAATACCATGCTtattatcatcaaaatcattGGCTACATGAATAGAAGAACCTACCTTAGTGTCAAGCATGACGGCACAGAGTATGCCAGTGTTGTGCATGGCAGTCTTGAGATTGTTGAGGGTTTCCTGGTGATAGTCGTGGGTGCCA belongs to Glycine soja cultivar W05 chromosome 5, ASM419377v2, whole genome shotgun sequence and includes:
- the LOC114411623 gene encoding pyruvate kinase, cytosolic isozyme → MANIDIEGILKQQQPYDGRVPKTKIVCTLGPASRSVEMTEKLLRAGMNVARFNFSHGTHDYHQETLNNLKTAMHNTGILCAVMLDTKGPEIRTGFLKDGKPIQLKEGQEVTITTDYDIKGDPEMISMSYKKLPVHLKPGNTILCSDGTITLTVLSCDPDAGTVRCRCENTATLGERKNVNLPGVVVDLPTLTEKDKEDILGWGVPNKIDMIALSFVRKGSDLVNVRKVLGPHAKNIQLMSKVENQEGVLNFDEILRETDAFMVARGDLGMEIPVEKIFLAQKMMIYKCNLVGKPVVTATQMLESMIKSPRPTRAEATDVANAVLDGTDCVMLSGESAAGAYPELAVKIMARICIEAESSLDYGAIFKEMIRSTPLPMSPLESLASSAVRTANKAKAKLIVVLTRGGSTAKLVAKYRPAVPILSVVVPVLSTDSFDWTCSDETPARHSLIYRGLIPILGEGSAKATDAESTEVILEAALKSATERALCKPGDAVVALHRIGAASVIKICIVK